A region from the Lemur catta isolate mLemCat1 chromosome 7, mLemCat1.pri, whole genome shotgun sequence genome encodes:
- the SCGB2A2 gene encoding mammaglobin-A, whose translation MKLLTVLLLVALPLYCSAGSGCQILEDTIVELLDRNVSTSDIKSGLAEFLVGSNSSEAIDEFRQCFLNQSDETLKNIGLMMQIIYNSPWCALF comes from the exons ATGAAGCTACTGACGGTCCTCCTGCTGGTGGCCCTTCCTCTCTACTGCTCTGCAG GTTCTGGCTGCCAAATATTGGAGGACACAATCGTAGAGCTACTCGATCGAAACGTGTCCACGTCGGACATCAAAAGTGGGCTGGCAGAGTTTCTAGTCGGCAGTAACAGCTCAGAGGCTATTGATGAATTTAGGCAGTGTTTTCTCAACCAGTCAGATGAAACTCTGAAAAATATTGGATTGATGATG caAATCATATACAATAGCCCTTGGTGTGCACTCTTTTAA